Proteins encoded in a region of the Vibrio ponticus genome:
- the murF gene encoding UDP-N-acetylmuramoyl-tripeptide--D-alanyl-D-alanine ligase, producing MISLTLSQLAGVLNAELIGDDCSIIQVSTDTRNIESGALFVALVGERFDAHDFVQQAVEAGASALLVSRPLELAVPQLVVADSKVALGQLGAYVHQQCATPTVAITGSCGKTTVKEMTASIMAQSGQVLFTAGNFNNDIGVPLTLLRSTPKDDYAVIELGANHIGEIAYTSALVQPDVALVNNVAAAHLEGFGSIDGVKQAKGEIYQGLKAGGVAIVNLESHGGEFWQAALADKQVKTFSTQDASADFFADNVGLNAEGEAHFIMHTPLGSVNVQLGIIGQHNVANALAAAALAIELGADLTMIASGLAHLAKVKGRVEVVALSDNLKLIDDSYNASVPAMKAAADLLAGFSGTRWLILGNMAELGDESLELHRQVGEHAAPFNFEQVLTYGADAKAISEVCQGKHFDSHDRMIEFIVQQLPNHTGPHTLLVKGANSAGMSKVATALKEIYS from the coding sequence ATGATTTCACTCACTTTAAGCCAACTGGCTGGCGTATTGAATGCCGAGTTAATTGGCGACGATTGCTCAATCATTCAAGTTTCAACCGATACGCGCAACATTGAATCTGGTGCGCTGTTTGTTGCGCTCGTAGGCGAGCGTTTTGATGCTCACGATTTTGTGCAGCAAGCGGTTGAAGCAGGCGCATCGGCATTATTGGTTTCTCGTCCTTTAGAGCTCGCAGTGCCGCAGCTCGTTGTAGCGGATAGTAAAGTGGCACTTGGTCAGTTGGGGGCTTATGTTCACCAACAATGTGCGACGCCAACCGTTGCGATCACCGGTAGTTGCGGTAAAACCACGGTGAAAGAGATGACGGCCAGCATTATGGCGCAAAGCGGTCAGGTTTTATTTACTGCGGGTAACTTTAACAATGATATCGGCGTACCGTTGACTCTACTGCGCTCGACACCAAAGGATGACTATGCCGTGATTGAGTTGGGTGCCAACCATATCGGCGAAATTGCTTATACATCAGCATTAGTCCAGCCGGATGTGGCGCTGGTGAACAATGTTGCCGCGGCGCACTTAGAAGGTTTTGGTTCGATCGATGGTGTGAAACAAGCCAAAGGGGAAATCTACCAAGGTTTGAAAGCTGGTGGTGTCGCAATCGTGAACCTTGAAAGCCATGGCGGTGAGTTCTGGCAAGCGGCATTAGCGGATAAGCAAGTTAAAACATTCTCGACTCAAGATGCGAGTGCGGACTTTTTTGCTGATAATGTGGGGTTAAACGCTGAAGGTGAAGCTCACTTTATTATGCATACTCCGCTCGGTAGCGTTAATGTTCAGTTAGGTATTATTGGACAACACAATGTGGCAAACGCATTAGCTGCCGCCGCATTAGCCATTGAGCTTGGGGCAGATTTAACAATGATCGCTTCTGGTTTGGCGCACTTAGCAAAAGTGAAAGGTCGAGTGGAAGTTGTCGCATTAAGCGATAACCTCAAACTGATTGATGACAGTTACAATGCCAGTGTTCCTGCTATGAAAGCGGCTGCGGATCTTTTAGCTGGATTTAGCGGCACTCGCTGGCTTATTTTGGGGAATATGGCAGAGTTAGGTGACGAAAGTCTTGAACTTCACCGTCAAGTCGGGGAACATGCAGCCCCATTTAATTTCGAGCAAGTGCTGACTTATGGCGCTGACGCAAAAGCGATCAGTGAGGTTTGTCAGGGTAAACACTTCGACTCACATGACCGCATGATTGAATTTATTGTACAGCAGTTGCCAAATCATACGGGCCCTCACACTTTATTAGTTAAAGGCGCGAACAGTGCTGGAATGAGTAAAGTCGCAACTGCGTTGAAGGAGATCTACTCATGA
- the rsmH gene encoding 16S rRNA (cytosine(1402)-N(4))-methyltransferase RsmH, translating into MTEAFKHISVLLNESIDGLAIKPDGTYIDGTFGRGGHSRTILSKLGENGRLFSIDRDPQAIEEAKKIDDPRFTIVHGPFSGIATYAQQYDLVGKVDGVLFDLGVSSPQLDDAERGFSFMKDGPLDMRMDPTSGIPVSQWLMEADLDDITWVIREFGEDKHARRIAKAIVAYRENEENEPLTRTGQLAKLISEAAPKSFKEKKHPATRAFQAFRIYINSELEEIDTALKGAASILAPEGRLSVISFHSLEDRMVKRFIRKESKGPEVPHGIPLTEEQIKALGSANLKAVGKAIKPSKQEIEVNARSRSSVLRIAEKL; encoded by the coding sequence ATGACAGAAGCATTCAAACACATATCTGTATTACTAAATGAATCCATTGATGGGTTGGCAATTAAGCCAGATGGCACTTACATCGATGGTACGTTTGGTCGTGGCGGACACAGCCGCACTATCTTATCTAAACTGGGTGAGAATGGTCGCTTGTTTAGTATTGACCGCGACCCTCAAGCCATTGAAGAAGCAAAGAAGATTGATGATCCACGTTTTACGATTGTTCACGGTCCATTCTCGGGCATTGCAACTTACGCACAGCAGTATGATTTAGTGGGTAAGGTCGACGGTGTGCTGTTTGACTTAGGCGTATCGTCACCACAACTTGACGATGCTGAGCGCGGTTTTAGCTTCATGAAAGATGGTCCATTGGACATGCGTATGGACCCTACATCAGGGATTCCTGTGTCGCAATGGTTGATGGAAGCGGATCTGGACGATATCACTTGGGTTATCCGTGAGTTCGGTGAAGATAAGCATGCTCGTCGCATTGCCAAAGCGATCGTTGCTTACCGTGAAAACGAAGAGAATGAGCCACTAACGCGCACTGGTCAGTTAGCTAAGCTTATTTCTGAAGCGGCACCAAAAAGCTTCAAAGAGAAGAAGCACCCAGCAACGCGTGCATTCCAAGCATTCCGTATTTACATCAACAGTGAGCTAGAAGAGATCGATACTGCGTTGAAAGGCGCAGCAAGCATTCTTGCGCCAGAAGGTCGCTTATCAGTGATTAGCTTCCACTCACTGGAAGACCGCATGGTTAAACGCTTTATTCGTAAAGAGAGTAAAGGTCCGGAAGTACCACACGGTATTCCTTTGACGGAAGAACAAATTAAAGCGTTAGGCAGTGCTAACCTAAAAGCGGTCGGCAAAGCCATTAAGCCAAGCAAGCAGGAAATTGAAGTGAACGCGCGTTCACGCAGTTCAGTATTGCGCATTGCAGAAAAGCTTTAA
- a CDS encoding penicillin-binding protein activator — MAKNNHKRLSVPRLLTPVALAVVLAACSSTSSTSRGVDITSDPTRSVTDYLIQADSSQGSLQSDWLIMALKAAVEANDTNQANLLIARLSRQPLTDMQQAEWQLARAQMLYNNQQFVQAGELLNFRPTWRLANEQWQEYYQLRADIFAKQQNYFAAAREQSLLTEFESKSQQSYLAQSIWENLTQYSAQELNQFTVNPNETVFAGWVQLATYNATLAGNITQLKSSIEQWLVDNPNHPAALYTPEAIENILSLEITKPVNTALLLPLSGKFAKQAQLIRDGFILQMMNDEQRDPNATLTVIDTNVNDPASLQQTFIDKNIDFVVGPLVKSNIAALQQAQTATGAPLPMLALNIPDDIQSGSNVCYLALSPEQEVAQAAKHLYQQGYRYPLILAPKGRLGQRVVEAFDQEWDKYSTNKVAVNLFTDKRQLQRSINTAFGLQESQQHIAQMESLLGMQLESQPRSRRDIDAVYIVAGSSELTLIKPFIEVAINPDTNPPKLFSNSRSNSGRQQYEDLTGVMYSDIPLLIQPNSAIEAQMNQMWPKGSNAEKRLQALGMDAYLLMEQLPQMKVVQGATVNGNTGVLSIDSNCVVQREISWAEHGTAEQAE; from the coding sequence ATGGCCAAGAATAACCACAAGCGATTAAGTGTACCACGCTTACTCACTCCTGTAGCCCTCGCGGTCGTTTTAGCGGCGTGTTCGTCTACTTCATCGACATCTCGAGGCGTCGATATCACAAGTGATCCGACTCGTTCTGTCACTGACTATTTGATCCAAGCAGACAGTAGCCAAGGTAGTTTGCAAAGTGATTGGTTAATCATGGCGCTGAAAGCAGCCGTTGAAGCGAACGATACAAATCAAGCTAACCTGCTTATCGCACGTCTCTCACGCCAACCGCTGACCGATATGCAACAAGCAGAGTGGCAGTTGGCTCGTGCACAAATGCTTTATAACAACCAACAGTTTGTTCAAGCTGGTGAATTACTTAATTTCCGTCCAACTTGGCGCTTAGCCAATGAGCAATGGCAAGAATATTACCAATTGCGCGCCGACATTTTTGCCAAACAGCAAAACTACTTCGCTGCAGCACGTGAGCAGTCTTTGCTAACTGAGTTTGAAAGCAAGTCGCAACAGAGCTATCTTGCACAAAGCATTTGGGAAAACCTCACGCAATACTCAGCGCAAGAATTAAACCAATTTACTGTCAATCCAAATGAGACGGTATTTGCAGGTTGGGTACAACTAGCGACTTATAATGCCACTCTCGCAGGCAATATTACTCAGCTGAAAAGTAGCATTGAACAATGGCTCGTGGATAACCCAAACCATCCAGCAGCACTATACACACCAGAAGCGATTGAAAACATTCTCTCGCTAGAAATCACCAAACCTGTTAATACGGCACTACTATTACCGCTATCTGGTAAGTTTGCTAAACAAGCTCAACTGATCCGCGATGGCTTCATTCTACAGATGATGAACGACGAGCAGCGCGATCCAAACGCCACGCTAACGGTGATTGATACTAACGTTAATGATCCGGCAAGCCTGCAGCAAACCTTCATCGACAAAAACATCGATTTTGTTGTTGGTCCACTGGTGAAGAGTAACATTGCCGCACTGCAACAAGCGCAGACCGCAACAGGCGCGCCACTACCAATGCTCGCGCTTAATATTCCTGATGATATTCAGTCAGGTAGCAACGTATGTTACCTAGCACTATCGCCAGAGCAAGAAGTGGCGCAAGCGGCGAAACATTTATATCAACAAGGCTACCGTTACCCACTGATCTTAGCACCGAAAGGTCGCTTAGGTCAGCGAGTGGTTGAAGCATTTGATCAAGAGTGGGATAAATACAGCACCAATAAAGTTGCGGTAAACCTATTCACAGACAAGCGCCAACTTCAGCGCAGCATTAACACAGCGTTCGGCTTACAAGAGAGTCAGCAGCACATCGCACAAATGGAATCACTGTTAGGCATGCAGTTGGAAAGCCAACCTCGTAGCCGTCGTGATATTGATGCGGTTTATATTGTTGCAGGTAGCAGTGAACTAACGCTGATCAAACCGTTTATTGAAGTGGCAATCAACCCAGACACCAATCCACCAAAACTGTTCTCAAACTCACGCAGTAACAGTGGTCGTCAGCAATATGAAGATCTGACCGGTGTTATGTACAGCGACATTCCATTGCTGATTCAGCCAAACAGTGCCATTGAAGCACAAATGAATCAAATGTGGCCGAAAGGGTCAAACGCAGAGAAACGCCTACAAGCACTGGGGATGGATGCCTACCTACTGATGGAACAGTTACCACAAATGAAAGTCGTTCAAGGTGCGACGGTCAACGGTAATACGGGCGTGCTTAGCATCGACAGTAACTGTGTTGTACAGCGAGAGATTAGCTGGGCAGAGCATGGCACTGCTGAGCAAGCTGAATAA
- the mraY gene encoding phospho-N-acetylmuramoyl-pentapeptide-transferase — translation MIIWLAELLQPYFSFFRLFEYLSFRAIVSVLTALGLSLWMGPHMIRRLQMLQIGQVVRNEGPESHFSKRGTPTMGGVMILAAIITTVLLWADLSNPYVWAVIFVLGGYGAVGFVDDYRKVVRKNTDGLIARWKYFWQSVIALIVAFALYAHGHDTSATQLVVPFFKDVMPQLGLLYIVLTYFVIVGTSNAVNLTDGLDGLAIMPTVLVAAGFAAIAWATGNVQFANYLHIPHVPYASELVVVCTAIVGAGLGFLWFNTYPAQVFMGDVGSLALGGALGTIAVLVRQEFVLVIMGGVFVMETLSVILQVGSYKLRGQRIFRMAPIHHHYELKGWPEPRVIVRFWIISIVLVLIGLATLKVR, via the coding sequence ATGATTATTTGGCTTGCAGAGCTGCTACAGCCATATTTTTCATTCTTCCGCTTATTTGAATACCTATCGTTTCGCGCGATTGTCAGTGTACTGACGGCATTAGGTCTTTCATTGTGGATGGGGCCGCACATGATCCGCCGTTTGCAGATGCTGCAAATCGGTCAGGTAGTGCGTAACGAAGGTCCTGAGTCTCACTTCAGCAAACGTGGTACACCAACCATGGGTGGGGTGATGATCCTTGCGGCTATTATTACCACCGTTTTGCTTTGGGCTGATCTGAGTAACCCTTATGTTTGGGCGGTGATTTTTGTCCTAGGTGGCTATGGTGCGGTTGGTTTCGTCGATGATTACCGCAAAGTTGTACGCAAGAACACCGACGGTTTGATTGCACGCTGGAAATACTTTTGGCAGTCGGTGATCGCTCTGATTGTCGCATTTGCTCTATACGCTCATGGTCATGATACGAGTGCAACTCAACTTGTGGTTCCGTTCTTTAAAGACGTAATGCCACAGCTTGGTCTACTGTACATCGTACTGACTTACTTTGTGATTGTCGGTACCAGTAATGCGGTGAACTTAACTGACGGTCTTGATGGTCTAGCGATCATGCCAACCGTGTTGGTTGCAGCAGGTTTCGCCGCGATTGCATGGGCGACTGGTAACGTTCAGTTTGCTAATTACTTGCATATCCCGCACGTGCCTTACGCTTCAGAGCTTGTGGTTGTATGTACGGCAATTGTTGGGGCAGGTCTTGGTTTCCTATGGTTTAACACTTATCCAGCACAAGTCTTTATGGGCGATGTCGGCTCACTCGCTCTTGGCGGTGCATTAGGTACGATCGCGGTATTGGTGCGCCAAGAGTTTGTGTTGGTGATTATGGGTGGTGTGTTCGTAATGGAAACACTATCGGTTATTTTGCAAGTTGGCTCTTATAAGCTTCGTGGTCAGCGTATTTTCCGTATGGCGCCAATCCACCACCACTATGAATTGAAAGGTTGGCCAGAGCCACGCGTCATTGTACGTTTCTGGATCATCTCAATTGTGCTAGTTCTTATTGGTCTTGCAACACTGAAAGTACGTTAA
- the ftsL gene encoding cell division protein FtsL, translating to MKKTTPNLAKLIGLDLITVGRIPLAMLLLIFASAMAVVFTTHHTRAAISEKDQALKERERLDDEWRNLLLEETALAEHSRVQAVAKQDLDMKRPDSDKEVVIDLP from the coding sequence ATGAAGAAAACCACACCGAATCTTGCAAAGTTGATTGGTCTTGACCTGATCACCGTCGGTCGCATTCCATTAGCGATGTTATTGCTTATTTTTGCAAGTGCAATGGCTGTGGTTTTTACTACCCACCATACGCGCGCTGCTATTTCTGAGAAAGACCAAGCATTGAAGGAGCGTGAACGTCTTGATGATGAGTGGCGAAACCTTTTGCTAGAAGAAACGGCATTAGCAGAGCATAGTCGCGTGCAAGCGGTGGCGAAACAAGACTTGGACATGAAGCGACCTGATTCAGATAAAGAAGTGGTGATTGATTTACCATGA
- the murE gene encoding UDP-N-acetylmuramoyl-L-alanyl-D-glutamate--2,6-diaminopimelate ligase — MSLCLTLKELLAPWFTVPQTLAATTVSQLELDSRQVETGVTFVAIKGHAVDGRQFIDSAISKGANAVIAQACDTKQHGLIEYQGEIAIIYINDLAEILSQLAGRLYAKHDNQLIAVTGTNGKTTITQLIAQWLELVDYRAAVMGTTGNGFLADLQPAANTTGNAVDVQRTIAQLAEQGAQYTALEVSSHGLVQGRVRALPFAAGVFTNLSRDHLDYHGTMEEYAEAKFSLFSQHLCQRAIINIDDKVGAQWCERLEDAIAVSLYPQTDANAVWATSVTYSEQGIEIAFDGKFGAGQLHAPLIGEFNASNVLLALTTLLALGIDKHLLLEMAPQLVPVLGRMELFAHQGKAKVVVDYAHTPDALEKALCALRVHCHGHLWAIFGCGGDRDKGKRPMMAEIGERLADHVIISDDNPRSENPAEIVQDMLVGMTHPDKAIVQHDRFKALLHAIEHANEQDIILLAGKGHEDYQVLANETIHYSDRESAQQLLGLTS, encoded by the coding sequence ATGTCTTTATGCCTCACGTTAAAAGAATTACTCGCGCCATGGTTTACCGTGCCGCAAACTCTCGCTGCAACCACAGTGAGTCAGCTAGAGTTAGATAGCCGCCAAGTTGAAACTGGCGTGACTTTTGTTGCGATTAAAGGTCATGCTGTTGATGGTCGACAATTTATTGATTCTGCGATTAGCAAGGGTGCCAATGCCGTTATCGCTCAGGCATGTGATACAAAACAGCATGGGCTGATAGAGTATCAAGGCGAAATCGCGATTATATACATCAATGACTTGGCTGAGATCCTATCTCAACTTGCGGGTCGCTTATACGCCAAGCATGATAATCAATTGATTGCGGTAACAGGCACCAATGGTAAAACGACCATCACGCAACTTATCGCACAGTGGCTTGAACTGGTCGATTATCGAGCGGCAGTGATGGGGACCACAGGTAATGGGTTCCTTGCAGATCTTCAGCCAGCAGCCAACACCACAGGCAACGCGGTTGATGTGCAACGTACTATCGCGCAACTTGCTGAACAAGGGGCTCAATATACGGCGCTTGAGGTCTCATCGCATGGTTTAGTTCAAGGTCGCGTGCGCGCTTTGCCTTTTGCCGCTGGTGTATTCACGAACCTTAGCCGTGACCACTTAGATTATCACGGCACAATGGAAGAGTACGCCGAAGCGAAGTTTAGCCTATTTAGCCAACATCTCTGCCAGCGAGCGATCATCAATATTGATGATAAAGTGGGCGCGCAGTGGTGCGAACGCTTGGAAGATGCCATTGCGGTTTCACTCTATCCGCAGACAGATGCCAATGCGGTTTGGGCAACATCGGTCACTTATTCTGAGCAAGGTATCGAGATTGCATTTGATGGCAAGTTTGGTGCAGGTCAGCTCCATGCTCCACTGATTGGTGAATTTAACGCTTCCAATGTGTTGCTGGCACTTACCACCTTGTTAGCGCTTGGTATTGATAAACACTTACTACTTGAAATGGCGCCACAGTTGGTGCCAGTGTTGGGTCGTATGGAGTTGTTTGCTCATCAAGGAAAAGCCAAAGTTGTGGTTGATTATGCTCACACCCCCGATGCTTTAGAAAAAGCATTATGCGCACTGCGAGTTCATTGCCATGGTCACTTGTGGGCGATTTTTGGTTGTGGTGGCGACCGCGATAAAGGTAAGCGCCCTATGATGGCAGAAATCGGCGAGCGTTTGGCTGATCATGTCATTATTTCCGATGATAACCCTCGTAGCGAAAACCCAGCTGAGATCGTTCAAGATATGTTGGTAGGGATGACTCATCCTGACAAAGCCATTGTGCAGCATGATCGTTTTAAAGCGTTGCTTCATGCTATTGAGCATGCAAATGAGCAAGATATCATTTTGCTTGCCGGCAAAGGTCATGAAGATTACCAAGTGCTCGCCAATGAAACGATTCATTATTCCGATCGTGAGTCAGCGCAGCAACTATTAGGACTTACATCATGA
- a CDS encoding penicillin-binding transpeptidase domain-containing protein — MSSKKKVEPATQPTTVEAPQLIRWRFNLVLFFVFLIFAALVARIGYIQIIEPDNLIKQGDMRSIRAQTLYSARGIISDRNGEPLAVSVPVEAVWADPVTIFKKDDDEQAQQSEWPQDIDRWHALADVLGLDRQEMIEKIKKNKTRRFIYLQRQVSPAMANYIRELKLAGIGLKKESRRYYPAGEVSAHLVGVTGIDGHGLEGVERSYDKWLTGEAGKRIIRKDRYGRVVENIALEDREEGKPLTLTIDQRLQAIAYRAIKQAVADYRATSGSAVVLDVKTGAVLAMVNAPSYNPNNRSDLQSAKMRNRVITDAFEPGSTVKPFVVLAALENGVADETTVIDTGNGIMQIGGSRVRDTSKVGKADLTTILKKSSNIGVAKLALKMPLEALLGMYSSVGFGSRSGLNLVGETDGIFPNRRRWSQFEIATLSFGYGLTITPLQLAHAYATLGNLGEYQPVHIIENNEQDFSRQVIDKKHARMVLDMLETVTQPGGTATKAAVPGYRIAAKTGTSRKAVAGGYGDEYFAYTAGVAPASDPRVALVVIVNEPQGDNYYGGSVAGPVFSEIMKGTLQILNIAPDENKFKQE, encoded by the coding sequence ATGAGTTCCAAAAAAAAGGTCGAACCTGCGACCCAACCAACTACTGTTGAAGCGCCACAACTGATTCGTTGGCGCTTTAATCTCGTTCTATTCTTCGTATTTCTTATCTTTGCTGCGCTCGTCGCGCGAATCGGCTATATCCAAATTATCGAACCGGATAATCTAATCAAACAAGGTGATATGCGTTCGATTCGAGCTCAAACGCTCTATTCTGCGCGTGGTATTATTTCTGACCGTAATGGTGAGCCTTTGGCGGTGAGTGTGCCCGTTGAGGCAGTATGGGCCGATCCGGTGACCATCTTTAAGAAAGATGATGATGAACAAGCACAGCAAAGCGAATGGCCACAAGATATTGACCGCTGGCACGCGCTTGCGGATGTGCTTGGTCTTGATCGTCAAGAAATGATTGAGAAGATCAAAAAGAATAAGACTCGCCGTTTTATCTATCTACAGCGTCAAGTTAGTCCTGCGATGGCGAACTATATTCGTGAATTAAAGCTTGCGGGTATCGGTCTTAAGAAAGAGTCTCGTCGCTATTATCCTGCCGGTGAAGTGAGTGCGCACCTTGTTGGTGTGACAGGGATTGATGGTCATGGTCTAGAAGGCGTTGAACGCAGTTATGACAAGTGGCTCACAGGGGAAGCAGGCAAGCGTATTATCCGCAAAGACCGTTATGGTCGAGTGGTCGAAAATATTGCCCTTGAAGATCGAGAAGAGGGTAAGCCGTTAACACTTACTATCGATCAGCGCCTTCAGGCGATTGCGTATCGCGCCATTAAACAAGCGGTAGCGGATTATCGCGCTACGTCAGGTTCAGCGGTGGTGCTGGACGTGAAAACTGGCGCCGTGTTAGCGATGGTGAATGCGCCATCTTATAACCCGAATAATCGCTCTGATTTGCAATCGGCGAAAATGCGTAACCGAGTGATCACCGATGCGTTTGAACCGGGCTCAACGGTTAAGCCATTCGTCGTATTAGCTGCATTAGAAAATGGTGTGGCAGATGAAACCACAGTGATTGATACCGGCAACGGCATTATGCAGATTGGTGGTAGCCGCGTGCGTGATACCTCTAAAGTAGGTAAAGCTGACCTAACCACTATCTTGAAGAAATCAAGTAACATCGGTGTGGCAAAACTAGCGCTGAAAATGCCGCTTGAAGCCTTACTGGGTATGTATAGTTCGGTTGGGTTTGGTTCTCGCTCAGGATTGAACTTAGTCGGTGAAACAGACGGTATTTTTCCTAATCGCCGCCGTTGGTCTCAATTTGAAATTGCCACCTTGTCGTTTGGCTATGGTTTAACTATTACGCCGCTGCAACTTGCTCACGCTTACGCAACATTGGGTAACCTTGGTGAGTACCAACCAGTGCATATTATTGAGAACAATGAGCAAGATTTCTCACGCCAAGTGATCGATAAAAAACATGCCCGTATGGTTCTGGATATGTTGGAAACGGTGACTCAACCGGGTGGTACCGCAACCAAAGCTGCCGTTCCTGGGTATCGTATTGCAGCGAAAACGGGGACATCGCGTAAAGCGGTCGCCGGTGGTTATGGTGATGAATACTTTGCCTATACCGCAGGAGTGGCGCCAGCCAGTGATCCGCGTGTTGCGCTAGTGGTGATTGTCAATGAGCCGCAAGGTGATAACTACTATGGTGGTTCTGTAGCGGGTCCCGTGTTCTCTGAGATTATGAAAGGGACATTGCAGATCCTTAATATCGCACCGGACGAAAATAAATTTAAGCAGGAATAG
- the rsmI gene encoding 16S rRNA (cytidine(1402)-2'-O)-methyltransferase yields the protein MTDNKTLPAQIPTLYIVPTPIGNLGDITQRAIEVLNSVDLIAAEDTRHTGKLLAHFNISTKTFPLHDHNEQQKAQVLVEKLLSGQSIALVSDAGTPLISDPGYHLVSQCRQAGVKVVPLPGACAVITALSASGLPSDRFSFEGFLPPKSKARKDKLLEIAKVERTCIFYESPHRILDSLDDMLDILGPEREVVLARELTKTFETFQGLPLGELVEWVKADENQQRGEMVLLVHGHREVADNTLPDEALRTLAILTKELPLKKAAALAAEIYNLKKNALYKWGLENLD from the coding sequence ATGACAGATAATAAAACCTTACCTGCACAGATCCCAACTCTCTACATTGTACCGACTCCAATTGGTAATTTAGGTGATATCACCCAACGTGCGATTGAAGTCCTAAATAGTGTAGATCTTATTGCAGCAGAAGATACCCGTCATACCGGTAAGTTACTAGCTCACTTTAATATTTCGACCAAAACTTTCCCATTGCATGACCATAATGAGCAGCAAAAAGCACAAGTTTTGGTGGAAAAATTATTATCGGGTCAATCTATCGCGTTAGTTTCTGATGCGGGAACACCACTTATCAGTGACCCAGGTTACCATCTTGTGTCGCAATGTCGTCAAGCGGGCGTAAAAGTTGTACCTCTGCCGGGTGCTTGTGCTGTTATCACAGCGTTAAGTGCATCTGGCTTGCCTTCTGATCGCTTTAGCTTCGAAGGCTTTTTACCACCAAAGAGTAAAGCAAGAAAAGATAAGTTGCTAGAAATCGCGAAAGTTGAGCGCACTTGTATCTTCTATGAGTCGCCACATCGTATTTTAGACTCACTTGATGATATGTTGGATATCCTCGGTCCTGAGCGTGAAGTCGTGTTGGCGCGTGAGCTCACCAAAACGTTTGAAACCTTCCAAGGTTTGCCGCTGGGTGAGTTGGTTGAATGGGTTAAAGCTGATGAAAACCAGCAGCGTGGCGAAATGGTACTGCTGGTACATGGTCACCGTGAAGTGGCTGACAACACATTGCCAGATGAAGCGTTACGTACACTGGCGATTTTGACTAAAGAGTTGCCATTGAAAAAAGCCGCAGCACTGGCAGCAGAAATTTACAATCTGAAAAAGAACGCACTCTACAAGTGGGGTTTGGAGAATCTGGATTAA